CGGCATCTTCTTCGGCCTCATGGCGCTCAGCCGTCTGCCCCAGCTCTACCACCCGGTGTTCGAGCACGAGGCGTTCCGCAGCGCCTCCACGCACGGCTTCTGGCTGAGCATTCCGAAGCGCGCGGGCGTGAACACGGATGATGTCATGAAGCAGCTGCAGGGCCTGGGCGCCACCCAGGTGACCGTCGTCACCGGAGAGAAGGAATGAAGTCCCTCATCCCCGCCATGGGACTGGTGGCCCTCACCGGCTGCCACGTCTCCTCCGAAACCCTCCAGCGCATGGAGGACCAGGCCAAGTACGAGTACTACGAGACCTCCGAGTTCTGGGCCGACGGGCGCGCCATGCGCACCCCGCCCGAGGGCACCTTCGCGCGCGAGCAGCTCGTGGGCAACCCGGGGCTGACCACCGGCCGCGTGGGCACGCAGCTGGTGTCCGCCATCCCGGTGTCCGTGGACAAGAGCCTGCTGCTGCTCGGCCAGAAGAAGTACAACATCGTCTGCTCGCAGTGCCACGGCGTGCTCGGTGACGGAAACAGCATCGTCGCGGAGAACATGGGCCTGCGGCTGCCGCCGTCCCTGCTCGAGCTGTCCGAGCGCCCGGCGGGCCACTTCTACACCGCCATCAACGAGGGCTACGGCGTGATGCCGTCCTTCAGCGGCGAGCTCAACACGCAGGAGCGCTGGGCCGTGGTCGCCTACGTGCGCGCGCTCCAGGCCGCCCGGTCCACCCGTCCGGGAGGCGAGCCCCTTCCCCAGGAGAACCGATGAATTCCGTGGAGCGTTACACCGCCACGCCCAAGCTCATGCCGCTGGCCGGCGGCATCGGCGTGCTCGGCCTGCTGGCCACCGCCGCGGGGTACTTCGTGGACCCGCGCGCCACCGGCCACAGCTACCTGCTGGCGTTCGCGTACTGGGCCGGCATCTCCATCGCCTCGACCATCATGATCGCCATCTTCCACACGGCCAAGGCCACGTGGATGACGGTGCTGCGCCGGGTGATGGAGACGATGGCGGTGTCCATCCCCCTGTTCGCGGTGCTCTTCCTGGGCCTCATCCCGGCCTTCAAGCACATCTACCCGTGGTTCCCGGGCTCGGAGCTCGTCAACAGCCTGAGCGAGCTGGAGCGTGAGCACCTGGGCCACAAGCAGCACGGCTACCTGAACCCCACGTTCTTCGCCGTGCGCCAGGTCATCTACTTCGGCGTGTGGATCTTCGTGAGCCACCGGCTGCACTCGCTCAGCACCCGCCAGGACGAGGACGGCCAGCTGGAGCGCACCGCGAGCCTGCGCAAGTGGTCCCCCGGCTCCCTGCCCTTCCTTGCGCTCACCATTACTTTTGCTGCGTTCGACTGGCTGATGAGCCTCACGCCGCTGTGGTTTTCCACCATCTTTGGCGTCTATTACTTCACGGGCAGCTTCCTGTCGGTCTTCTGCCTGTTGACCATCATCTCCGTGAACGCGCAGGGCCATAACCTGTACGGCAATCTGGTGAAGCCCTCGCACTTCCACAACCTGGGCAAGCTCATGCTGGGCTTCACCGCCTTCTGGGCCTACATCGCCTTCTCCCAGTTCTTCCTCATCTGGATCGCCAACCTTCCGGAAGAGGCGCCCTGGTACCACACGCGCATCGCCACCGGCTGGCGCGGCCTGTCCATCTCGCTGTTCTTCCTGCACTTCCTGCTGCCCTTCGCCATCCTCCTGTCGCGCAACCTCAAGCTGCAGCCGCGCAAGCTGGCGGTGGTGGCCGTGTACCTGCTCGTCATCCACGCGGTGGACCTGTACTGGCTCATCTGGCCGGCCCTGAGCCCCGAGCACCCGTCCTTCCACTGGACGCTCATCACCGCCTTCCTGGGCGTGGGGGGTGTGTCCATCGCCTTCGCCCTGTTCCGCATCCGCGGCCGGTACACGCTGCCGGTGAAGGATCCGTACATCGCCGAGTCCCTGAGGTACGTGCAGCCATGAAGAAGACCCAGGTCGAGCAGGAGTCGCGCATCATCGTGGGCGCGCATGGCGTGGCGGCCGAGGAGGATCACCTCATCCTCGGCAAGTTGATCAGCGTGGGCGTCGTCTCGCTGATCATCTTCGCCGTGGGCGGCGTGTGGGCCTGGCGCATCCAGGTCGCCACCATGAACGAGCAGCTGCCGGACGGCCCCGCCCCCCGCCCTGCCGCCATGGGCCAGTACGAGATCGGCATCGTCAACCAGCGCCTCTTCCAGCAGGACTTCCACGCCGAGCAGAAGATCGCCGGCCAGCAGCAGGCGCTGCGCAACGGCTGGGGCGACCAGCCGGGCACCGCGGCCCATCCGAACCTGGACCAGGCCATGGAGCGCGTCATCACCGAGGCCCGGCGCGCGCCCCCGCCGCCTCCGCCGGCCCCGGCCCCGGAGGCCGTCCCGGCCCCCGTCTCCCCTTCCCCCTCGCCCAAGCGCTAGTCTCTGACGATGTCCTCCCTCTCCTCTCACACGTCTGTCCGCGTCCCGCGGGCCCTCGGGCTCGCCGCGGCGGTGCTGCTCCTCGGGGCCTCGCTGCCCGCGGCGGCGCTGCCGGGCGGCGGCCGGACGCCCCGCGCCATCGTCGAGGCGCAATCGGATACCCCCCCGGCCATGCGCGGCGTGGACGTGGAGGAGCACCTGGGCGAGCTGGTGCCCACCGGGACGCGCTTCACGGACGCACAGGGCAACGAGGTGCGCCTGGGCGATGTGCTGCCCAAGGACAAGCCCACCCTGATGACGCTGGTGTACTACCAGTGCCCCATGCTCTGTAACCTCGTCATCAACGGCCAGGTGAGCGCCATGCGCGAGCTGGGGCTGGAGCTGGGCAAGGACTACGAGTCGGTGACGGTCAGCATCGACCCCAAGGACACCTCCACCCAGAGCCTGGACCGGCGCCGGCGCCACCTCCAGGCCATGGGCAAGCCCGAGACGGCCCCCTGGCACTTTCTCACGGGCAGTGAGGAGAACATTCACAAGCTCGCGGAATCGTTGGGTTTCAAGTACACCTACGACGAGAGCACCCAGCAGTACGGCCATGCGGCGGTGGTGTTCGTTCTCACCCCCGAGGGGACCATCTCCCGGTACCTCTACGGCACCAGCTTTCCGGCCAGCGACATGAAGATGGCGCTGGTGGAGGCCTCGCACGGCAAGATAGGCACCAGCTTTGACCGTGTCCTGATGACCTGCTTCAAGTACGACACGGCCACGCGGCGGTATGGCTTCTACATCTTCGGTTTCATCCGGGTGGGCGC
Above is a window of Stigmatella erecta DNA encoding:
- a CDS encoding c-type cytochrome, producing the protein MKSLIPAMGLVALTGCHVSSETLQRMEDQAKYEYYETSEFWADGRAMRTPPEGTFAREQLVGNPGLTTGRVGTQLVSAIPVSVDKSLLLLGQKKYNIVCSQCHGVLGDGNSIVAENMGLRLPPSLLELSERPAGHFYTAINEGYGVMPSFSGELNTQERWAVVAYVRALQAARSTRPGGEPLPQENR
- a CDS encoding SCO family protein, coding for MSSLSSHTSVRVPRALGLAAAVLLLGASLPAAALPGGGRTPRAIVEAQSDTPPAMRGVDVEEHLGELVPTGTRFTDAQGNEVRLGDVLPKDKPTLMTLVYYQCPMLCNLVINGQVSAMRELGLELGKDYESVTVSIDPKDTSTQSLDRRRRHLQAMGKPETAPWHFLTGSEENIHKLAESLGFKYTYDESTQQYGHAAVVFVLTPEGTISRYLYGTSFPASDMKMALVEASHGKIGTSFDRVLMTCFKYDTATRRYGFYIFGFIRVGALMVFGALSTMLIYFWRRELKKGATA